AGAACCCGTAGCCTAGAACGTTCGATGCGTGAGACGTCCGCGGCTTTGGCTGAAGCTACGGTCTATGAGGAACGAAATCGCATCGCTCAGGAGATTCATGACATTGTTGGGCATACACTCACATCGACGATTCTTCAAATTGAGGCAGGGAAGCGCCTGCTCCAGAAGAAAGATATTGATAGTGGTGTTCAACGACTGGTTGAAGCACAGGACCTTGTTCGGCATAGCTTGAATGAAATCCGCGGCTCTGTCCATATGCTGAAGGAGGACAAGTATTCGGACCTCACGGTCATGTTGAAGCAAATGATTCGTGATACAGAGCGTAATGCAGGCGTTGTCGTTCATGCCATTATTTATGATCTGCCGGAGGCCATGTCAACAGCCTATAAAAAGGCCATCTATCATGCTTTACAGGAGGGCTTAACGAATGGAATCAGACATGGTAAGAGTACGGAATTCCATTTTAGTCTGGAGTCTGTCGGAGCGAATTTGCAGTTTAGGCTCAAAGATCGTGGGTCAGGAGATAGTCACATAGAGATGGGCTTTGGACTTAGGACAATGAAAGAGCGGGTTGAGCAACTGGGAGGTAGCTTATCCATCGATTCAGAAATGAATGAGGGCTGTCTACTGGAAATCGATCTGCCAATGCGAAGGGTTGGGAATAGAAAATGAGTAAGATAAAGATTGTAATTGCCGACGATCAATTGTTGACGCGTGAAGGACTTCGTACCATTCTGGATCTGGAGGATGATATGGAGGTGGTGGGTGCTGCCAAGAACGGGGAAGAAGCCTGCGAGATGGTGGAAGCATTCCAGCCTGATCTGGTACTGCTCGATGTTCAAATGCCGGTTATGAATGGGATTAGTGCACTAAAACGAATAAAGCAGATTCGTCCGGACATATTCATTCTGATTTTGACCACTTTTATAGAGACCGATTATATTGTTGAGGGTATGGCATTCGGAGCAAGCGGCTATATGCTGAAAGATATGGATGCAGATAAAATGATTACCTCGATCCGTGATACGATATCAGGGCAATTTATCCTGCCAGCCCCGGTAGCTGCCAAATTGGCGACAAGGATGAATAGATTGACGGAGGAGCACGGACATTGGCAAAGATCCAATGTGGATCGTATGAGTCTGACAGAACGGGAGGAGGAGCTGGCGCAGCTCATTATCCGGGGACTGAACAACCGCGAAATCGCCGATACACTACATATCGCGGAGGGGACGGCGCGTAATTATATTAGTAATCTTTATAGCAAACTAGAGGTGGTTGACCGGGCTCAGGCTATCGTTCGACTTCAAAGCATGAGGTAACATTACAATTTTTACAGTTTCAGGACAATTCCCATATGTAGTGGAATCCTTGCTGAATATGAAATATACTTTTAAAGTCCAGCCGCAAGACAACTAGAATTTGAACTACGATTGGAGAAAATGAAACGATGTCTAATTTACCAAACTGTCCGAAATGTAATTCTGAGTACACGTATGAAGATGGAAGTTTATTAATTTGCCCGGAATGTGCACATGAGTGGACATTAGAATCAGAGTCTGAGAATAATGAAGATCAAAAGGTTATCAAAGATGCCAATGGCAATGTATTAAATGACGGCGACTCAGTAACTGTAATCAAAGACCTTAAGGTAAAAGGAAGCTCATCCGTTCTGAAGATAGGTACCAAAGTTAAAAACATCCGTTTAGTGGACGGAGATCATGATATTGATTGCAAAATTGATGGGTTCGGAGCTATGAAATTAAAATCTGAATTTGTTAAAAAGATATAAAAAGAAAGAATCAGCTTAACTTCGATAGAAGTAGGGCTGATTCTTTTTTTGAGATAATATTCAAAGTCGCGTCATCTTATGATCTCAACAATCTGGTTTCGTCCTGTATTTTTGGCTTGATATAAGGCTTTGTCCACAGATTCGAATAAATCATTTAGTTGATTTGTCGGGCTTTCTATATACTGCTCTGCAAAATTATTAATGGACAGAAGTCCCATGCTTACAGTGATCGATACAGAATGTACAACCTCACCCACATGTACTTTATTGGCCCCTATCATGAATTTGATATGCTCTGCCCAGCGGTTTGCTTGTGTATGGTTCGTATTTGGTAAATAGACGATGAACTCTTCTCCGCCATAGCGTGCAAGAATATCCGTCTCCCTCAGCGATTGCTTAATGACCTCTACCGTGCTACAAATTACGACATCGCCTACTAAGTGGCCGTAATTGTCATTCACCGTTTTGAAAAAGTCGATATCCAGTAGAATGATGGCAAAAGGCTGCTTCAAAATCATGTTTTCTATGATCTCACGCTCTAAGTGCTGTGTTAAGTAATGACGGTTATAACAACCTGTTAAGCTGTCGGTTATGGCCATATGCTTGAGTTTTTGGTTAGTTTGAGAAAGCTCGTTCTGAATTTTAATTAATGCTAAGTTACGCTCTTGCAGGACCTCGTTCTGCTGATTAGTCTCAGCTATGAGGCGCTGTAGCTCGCTTCTATCCTGAAACGTGAGGATCCGTCCAACCATGATCTCGCCTACGACAATTGGCGCCACTGTAATGTGGATATATGCATTGAACGAGGTGTAGAATACTTCAACTTCGCTTCTCTCCATGGGCTGGTTAAGATATGTATGATGGAACATACGGAAAGCACTGGCGGTCTGTCCCAAGGGGGTGAGAGTAGACAAGTCGAAACGATCACCGATCTGCAGATTGATTTTTGGAAAAAGCGCTCGATTGATTTCTACCACAGTTTCGTTATCATCTAGCACAAGAATGCCTTGTGTTAGTGTGTCAATGATATCCTGATGGGCGATGGTTACGAGATCAAATATTTTATCACGATGGATGGCAATGACGAAAAAGATTGCAGAGATTAGTATCCCTAGAGAGGTCATCCCCGGAATCACCGGCTGAGATTTAAGCAGCACCACATTAAGGAACACGTCGAGTAATACAAATACAGCCAGCACTAGCACACCTTTGAGTACGTGAGTAACCTGTTTTTTGATCCGCTGTGTGGCGTTTGATACTAGGGCTGAATAGATGATATGAAGAGAAATAACAATGACGCTGGCTAAGTAAATAATGAACAGCCAAAAAATCGGACCATAAGATCTTTCAATATATCCGCCATGCATGGGGAGGACAAAACTTTCATTTGGATTGGTGATCACCCCAAGTATGATTAATGCTGCGACAATGTATAGGATCAACATGTTCTTTTTTCGGAGGAGGTGTGATTTGCTAGTGAGTAATATCGTAAAAAGAAGCCATCCAATCGCCAACAAAACCGAGTCGATAAATGCGACCTTCACATAAAACAATTGAACACCGGGATCATCCGTCATTTTGATAGCAAATTGACAGAAGGGCCATAACATCATAGTAAAATGAAAAACCAAGTACGCCTTATGTAGGCTAGTGATTTTTACAGAAGCAAATATGTATATGAATAGAACGAACAGAACGAAGAATAATAATAAGTCAATCCATATCATGACATCCAATTTGGGAACACCTTCTTATATAAAAAAATAGGTTCATCTTTATTCGTTAAAGCTCGAAACCTTCTCCCACTCGGTTAACAGCTCCTTCACGCTCTGTGCGGACTGAGGCTTACTGAACAAGTAGCCTTGAATTTTATCGCAGCCTTGCTCTTGTAAATAATCGAGTTGTACAGTCTGCTCCACGCCTTCTGCAATAACACACATATTCATTCGTTTACCAATCATAATAATTTGTTCTACGAGAACGGCTTGATGTGTCCCTGTTTCAATGGAATCAATAAAGGACTTGTCTATTTTCAACGTAGAGATCGGCATATGTGTAAGATAGCTTAAGGAGGAATAACCGGTACCAAAGTCGTCCAATGCAATTTTGATGTTGTAAGCTCTGAGTTCAGCCAGTTTACTGCTCACATATTCGTAAGATTCAACCAGAACACTCTCTGTAATCTCTAGCTCTAAATATTCAGGCGCTAGCCCGGAGGTTTGTAAGGTGTCCAATACTAACTCGTTGAAGTCACTTTGCAGCAGCTGCAGCATTGAAATATTAACAGACATCGTTAGATGCGATAATCCTTGTTCATGAAGACTTTTCAGAAAGGTACAGGCCGTTCTTAACACCCACGCTCCAAGGGGAATGATGAGATGGGAATCTTCTGCTATTTTGATAAACTTATCGGGTGGGACCATTCCTAGCATAGGGCTGTTCCAGCGCAAAAGAGCCTCCAGTCCCGTCACCCTATTCTGAGTCAGATCAATCTGGGGTTGATAGAATAACTCCAGCTCATTTTTCTCTAAAGCGTTATATAACTGCTTCTCAATGTTCATTCGTTCAGTAAAGGTGTCATGCAATGGTTGATCAAAGACGATAATTTGGCCCTTTCCGGCTTCTTTGGCTTTATACAAAGCGATGTCTGCACATTTAAGGAGCTCCATGATAGTATTTCCGTGCTCGGGGTAAGTACTGATTCCGACGCTGAGGCTGACATGCAGTATACTCTCATCCATCTCAATGGCATCTTTAAAACCAGCAAGAATGTGGGAGGTCATGCTGTTTATGCTCTGTCGGTTCTCAATAGAATGTAAAAGAACGATGAATTCATCGCCGACGAAACGATACACATCGCCACTACTTCCAACTAGGGAGCTCAATCTCTCGCTAACCTTAACAATTAGCCGGTCACCGAATTCATGCCCCATCGTATCATTTACATATTTAAAGTAATCAATGTCGATGAACAATAGGGCAGCAGTATTGTTTAAATCCAGAATAGGAGGGCCATTCTCATATAAAGCAAATTTGTTGGGCAAGCCGGTTAATATATCATGATAAGCCAGGTATTGCATCTTTTCTTCATTTAAGGCTAGCTTTCGTTGATTCTCAATGAGCTGATCATATTGCTGTCTGAGTTCTTCTTCTGTAGCAGTGATTTCCTCATAGGCGGCCTCTAGATTTTCGTGTGCATTCACCCTATCCCTGTAGGCGAGGTCCAGTTTTTTTTCGACTCTTTTAATACGTTTGAGAGTACCTAGAATTAGAGCAAAGATAAGCAGTGCTGTTATAAGAATGAAGAACCAGCCTTTAATTATATTAATAAGTCTGATCCACTCTGGATCTTGCGTAAAAGTGGAAACAGCCTTGTCTGTTAGGGGGATCCATAGGCATCCTACAATAAAATATATGACGGCAATTTTTAAGGAACCCCGAACAGGATTGAAGCTTTGTTTGTTTATGGAGTTTTTGTGTTTGTTTCTTTGAAGCATATGACCCTCCTATATCAAGCATGAGAGCTACTTGTTGTAGATGATTTCAACATATTTCATCAAAATCCTCTATTTGTCAGCGATGTTCTGCAAATTTTAAGGATGAGTCTTTGGACAAGGTGGAGCTAGGCATTAATGCCTAGCTTTTTTAATGTTAACTTGTGTTATAATCAAACAAACAACTTGAAGAGAAAATTATAGTTAAGGGGGATTTGTAAGTGGAGATAGGGATCAGTACGTTCGTAGAAACAACACCGGATGTTCACACGGGGGAGTTAATAAGCCATGCGCAGCGATTGCGTGAGGTAGTAGAGGAGATTGTTCTTGCTGACCAGGTAGGATTAGATATATTTGGTGTGGGTGAGCATCACCGAAAAGATTATGCGGCGTCTTCTCCAGCAGTCTTGCTAGCAGCCGCTGCATCACAGACGACACGAATTCGGCTGACTAGTGCCGTAACCGTGCTGTCCTCTGCAGATCCAGTACGTGTATTTCAGGATTTTGCAACACTTGATGGAATCTCGAATGGACGGGCAGAAATCATGGCAGGCCGGGGTTCTTTTATCGAATCGTTCCCGCTCTTTGGCTATGATCTAAATGACTACGATGAGTTGTTCGATGAGAAGCTGGATTTGTTGCTAAAAATAACCGCATCGGAAAAAGTAACCTGGAGTGGAAATCACCGTCCTGCCATTAATAATCTAGGAATTTATCCGCGCCCTGTTCAGAATCCTTTACCCGTATGGATTGGCAGTGGAGGTAATACAGAATCGGTGATTCGTGCAGGTCTGCTCGGACTACCGCTTGTGCTCGCGATCATTGGGGGCAGTCCGCTGCAATTTGCGCCGCTCGTGAAGCTCTATAAGAAAGCAGCGGCTCAAGCTGGACATGATGTGTCGAAGCTTCCGGTTGCCTCACACTCGCACGGCTTTATTGCAGAGGATAATCAGCTTGCGGCCGATATGTTCTTCCCCTCTACGCAGGCTAGCATGAATGTGATTGGCCGGGAGCGAGGCTGGGGTCATTACAGTCGGGCAAGCTATGATGCCGCTCGCAGATTTGAAGGCGCCTTGTATGTAGGTGATCCAGATACTGTCGCTGAAAAGATCATTCACCTACGCAAACATGTAGGCATTACACGCTTTATGCTACATGTGCCGCTAGGTACGATGCCTCATAAGGATGTAATGAGAGCCATTGAGCTACTGGGTACTGAAGTAGCGCCAATCGTTCGAGCTGAGATCGCGAGATGGGAAGCAGAGGTTGAATCGAAATAATAAACGGGGCATCTCATATTGACCCAATCTAGATAAACCAGTATGATCTTACCAATTTATTATTGCTGTTGTAGATTGGGGAGGAGACTGAAGTGGAAGATCAAACCATAGCGAACAGACTTGAAGAATTAGGTATTGTCCTACCTAGAGCTAGTGAACCAGCGGCTAAATACGCTAACTACGTAATCGTTAATGAATTATGTTTTGTATCGGGAAAAGGACCAGCTGGCCATCCCAAAGGAAAGCTGGGTCAAGACTTCACCACCGAAGAAGGCTATGATTTCGCACGCCAAACTGGATTGGAGATCCTTGCCGTTCTTGAGTCAGCTTTAGGTTCTTTGGATAAGGTGAAGAGAGTAGTCAAAATTCAAGGCTTTGTGAACGCTGATCCCTTATTCGAAGAGCATCATAAAGTGCTCAATGGCTGTTCGGATGTATTGCTGGAGGTGTTCGGAGACAAGGGGATGCATGCCCGTTCTGTGTTTGGGGCTGTTTCCGTGAGAGATAACCTTCCGATCATCATTGATTCTATTTTTGAAGTGGATTAAAAAGAGGGCTGCGGCACCGAAAGGTGATCGCAGTCCTCTTTTTTAAAATATAGAATATGTTAAATCTTAATGTGGGACCGGAATTTCTTTTTCCATAATAAAATCATCCATGATGAATCCGTTCCCGATATCCGCAATTTGTTCCCGCACGGTCCGGAAGCCTTTTTTCTCATATACCGCAATACTGGATTCGTTATGACGATTGACCGTCAGCCAAATATGGCTTAGGTTTCGGTCTTTGCACAGCTTCTCTAGGAATGCCAACGCTTGGCTGGCATAGCTGCGTCCCCTGTACTCTTTGCCGATATAAAACTTGCTCAAGAAGAGCTTTCCCTCTTCTTGTCTGGCCGAAATATATCCGACTGCGGAGCCATCGTTATGGATCAAGTAATATTCGTAGCCCTGATGATGGATCTGATCCGTAATCGCTGGAATCGATTGGAACTTGCCAATCATGTAATCAATCTGCTCGATTGTAATAATGGAAACATAATATTCGCGCCATATTTCTGCCGCCAATCGAGCAACCTCAGCGGTTTCTTCCACTGTATTCACGTGTGGAAACATAAGCCTCATGACATGTGCCTGCCTTTCCTAGATCTCTCGCTTCAACCTATCAATTAGAATATCATAACTTATTATAGATGCTTAGTCGCAACTAGCGAAGCATGAAAGGTAAGTAACTTTTCCAGCTGCTTTTGTTGGCTTCTATCCTGTCCCTTAACTGTTAAGTTATGAGATTTAAAATATCATCCATTGCAAGCAGTGAAATATTGTTTTCCATATTATGTCGGGCACGTTTCAAGAACTCCCTAGACCAACCATCGAGTGCTTCAATATTTCCGTTTCGATAGAGAGCTGAATAAAGTATAGCTTGTCTCAAATCTAGAAATAGTGGTAGGTCTTTTAACAATCTTATATCAATCGTGTTTTGCTTTTCATAACCTTTCAAAAACGAAGTTAGATACCTTTTCACAAAAGTTGGAACATCTTCATCAGGACTAGGTACTGCAATGCCATAGAATAAATTAACAGAAATATCTTGCGTGAACCATCCGTATTGACATTCATCGAAGTCAAATACAGTGATGCTTCCATTTGGTTGAACTGTATAGTTACCAAAACAAAAATCACCATGAATAAGTCCGAAACTTTCACTATCACGTGATAATTTGTGGACCCTCTGCATCAAGGATTCAAAATGAGCAATTACAAGGCTCTGGGAAGAGGGAATATGAGTTATGAATTGTTGAAGATAACTATTTTCTTGCCAGTTGTATCGTGTTATCTCGGCTGTACTAGGAACGTATTCTTTAGCTAGTGCGTGCATTCTCCCTGCAATTTCCCCCAGTTTATTAAACTCTTCATTTTGAGATATTTCATCACTCCATAAGGCACCAAGACCTTTTTGGAATGCTACAACTAAAAAACTATTCATCTTTTCAATTAGCTCGCCGTTACTTGATTTCACCGGGGAGGCTACTGGAACACCGTTATTCGCAAGATATTGTATCCATTCTAGTTCACCTTGGATAAGCTCCAGCGTCCTGTGAGATTCATGTATAATCCGAATGATAAGATTCCGTGCCTCGTTATTACTTCCATAAGTGAAGTTTTGGTTCTTCCCCAATAAAATCAACTCTTCAGGCATGAACCCATACCTTTTTGCTGCTTCAGCTACAATCTTATCCGTAAATAAGATTTCAATTGATGGATTCATATTACACCTCATTATTTTTAATTTAAAGTGTTATCTCCCTTCTAGCTAATGCTTTATTAGCACTTCTTTACTCGAAGATTTCTCCCAATAGTATGGTTCATTTTTTCCGCCTCTTTCCATAAAGACTATTCTCGCTGAAACACAGCCCCAATAATTGTAACAAAACTAATTACCCTAATTTTAGTAATAATATATGAACGTATCAATCAACGAGGTGATGACATCATGAAGATTCAAAAGAAAGCGTTACTGCTTCTACCACTTACATCTATGCTCTACACAGCCCCGGCTCATGCGGCTACGATACCTCAGAATCAGGTTACAGGTGTTTTCCTGGATGATCGGCCGCTTGAATTAGAAGTTCAACCCTTGCTCATAAATGGTACAACGCTAGTTCCTATGCGTAAGCTATTTGAAGAACAGGGGGCGAAGATTTCATGGAACAACGATACCAAAATGGTTAAGGCCACCAAGGGAAATCTGGTACTGACCTATCAGATAGGAGATTCGACTGCTAATAAAAACGGACAATCCTTAAACTTAACTGTTCCGGGTCAGGTTGTCGGTGGTAATACGATGATGCCGCTGCGTTTTGTAAGTGAAGCTCTGGGTAGCACCGTGAAGTGGGATGCTAATACTCGGAACATCCGTATCTACTCAGCGGTGGATTACGACACGACGATTCTTTATGGAGTTAACCTGCGAAGTTCGCCGAATTCATCGGACCAGTCAGCTGTTCAGCAAATGTTGTCTGCAGGCGATAAAGTCCATGTCGTTAGGGAAGTGGATGCTTTCTGGTTAGAAGTGCGAACACAAGATAACAAGACGGGATACATATCTGCTAAACCCCAATATAGCAATTATACTAGCGAGTCGCTCGCAGAGAAGCAGGGAAGCGCGCTACTTGCTTACGGAGAGAAGTATCTGGGCACACCCTATGAATTTGGTGCAGCAACGAACCAGACGTCTACCTTTGACTGCTCTTCTTTCGTAGCGCATCTGTTTGATAATGTGTTGTCGGTGGATCTGCCACGCGCCTCTTATAATCAAGCCAAAGAGGGAAAACAAGTTGGAATCAACGAACTGCGTAAAGGGGATTTGTTGTTCTTCAGTGCACGTGGTCTCGACATTGGTCATGTTGCCATGTATGCAGGGAATAATCAGATCTTGCATACGTATTCTAAGGAGAAAGGCGTCCATTATGAAGCCCTAAGTGAGAAGTGGAAGAAGCGTTTTGTGACGGCACGTAGGTTCTTTTAGATTAGGCAGTAATTAGGCTATAATGATCACGATGAAGAAGCGTCCGAATACATTTGGGGGATGAAGCATAGTGACTAAAACAATCGTAGAAAAGCTGAACTTACAAAAATACAACCAAGTAGCGATATTGAATAAACCAGAGGGATCTGATTATTTAGCGGAATTGACAGGTTATGATACTTCGCTTGAACAAGCCTATGATCTTATATTTGCCTTTGTACTAGATATGTCGTCCTTACAAGAACTAGTGAACCGTGTGATTGAGCATCAGCATCTTCATAAGAATGGCTATCTCTTTGTGGCGTATCCTAAAAAGGGAAACAAAGTGTATCCGACCTTTATTCATCGTGACGACTTACTAGAGGGTCTGGGTAGTGATGAGAATGGATACATCGGGACAAGCAATATTAAATTTGCACGCATGGTAGGATTGGATGATGTCTTTACCGTTGTGGGGTTAAAAGAGGATGCTAAGGGTAAAGGTCAGCTTTCCAATACCCCCAGTCAATGTGTGGATGATTATATCTCCTTCATTCCAAATGTGGAACAAGATCTGAAGGAAACACCAGAGCTGCTTACGATCTATCAATCGCTTACTCCGGGATACCGTAAAGATTGGGCTCGATATATCTATAGTGCTAAACAAGAGGCAACGAGAGATAAGCGCAGAGAGGAAATGAAGATGATTCTAAAGGCCGGATATAAGAGTCGGGAGCTATATCGGCAAGGATCCACTTTATAGCGTATCAACATTCGCACCGTCACCAAAAGCATATTATAAAAATAAAAAAGAGATGGTACAGGATTTCTCCTGCGCCATCTCTTTTCGTGCTGTTTATTTTATTTCATAAATCTTGTAAAGCTCATCAAGCATAAGGTTAGCTGCGATAACGCCACCAGATGTATTCCAGATCGCGTCGCTTACTCTGATTGCTTTATTGTTCTTAACAACATTAAGACTTTGCCAGAGTGGATCTTTCAGCATTTCTTGCTCCATCTCGGTGCCTTTGCCGTCACCAGTGTCGTAAGTGAAGTAGAACAACATGTCTGCATCTACTTCCGGAAGACGCTCTTTGGTAATCTCTTCAACAAATGTATCGGTGTACTTCTGATTGTCAGGACGAGTGATACCTAGCTTGGAGAAGGCGATTCCTGTGAAGGTATCCTCTAGGTAGATACGTGTCTTTCCTGCCATAAAACGAACGACAGATACTTTCTGGTTTAGCTTGTCACCTGCTTTTGCTTTGAAATCTGCAGTGCGGCTATCGTATTCGGCAATCTGTTTTTTGCCTTCGTCAGTTTTACCTAAAGCTTCAGCATAGAGCAAGAAGTTCGATTGCCATTCGCCACGAAGCGTTTCAGAGAAGACGGTCGGTGCAATGGCTTTTAGCTGGTCGTATACTTTTTCCTGACGCAATTTATTCCCGATGATTAGATCAGGCTTAAGACTGGCAATGAGTTCAAGGTTTGGCTGGCTTTCTTCACCAACGACAGTTACACCTTCCATATCCGCTGCGATGTGTTCATACCACGGATCACCTGTCCACGATTTAACAGCTCCTACTGGCTTCACGCCAAGGGCCAGCAAAGCCTCCGTTCCTTCATTCGTTAGTACGACTACACGTTTTGGTGTTCCTGTAATCGTAGTTTCTCCCATAGCGTGTGTTACTTTATGTTCTTCTCTTGAGTTGGCTGCATTAGATTCAGCTGGACTAGCTGTATTACTATTATTGGACCCTGCTTGACCACAACCTGACACAATGACAGTCAAGGCGAGTAAAGCTGCGGATACAGTTAAAGAAAATCGTTGTTTTTTTATAACGGAAAACATTTATTAACCCCCTATATATTATGAAAATGATTCTCACTTACGCTGGAAAAAACTATAACAACTTAAAATCTTAAAGTCAACGATTTTTATGATAATGATTATCAGCTTCATTGACAGCCTTTACCTCATGACCTAAAATGTCTTAGAAACCTGATTGGTTTATATGTAAATTAATCATAGGATAATAGGAAAGAGGAAACTATGAGCACTCTACTTACCACGCGATCGCAGAAGGTTGTCGGATTACTGATAGGTCTGTTGTTATTAGTTGCCGGAATTGTATGCAGTATCGCCTTTGGCGTGACCAATATTAGTTGGCATACGATTGCCCAATCCTTCACGGATTACAATGGTTCACAAGAGCATTTGATTATACAGACAGCTAGAGTACCGCGAGCTTTCATAGCTGCGATAGCTGGAGCGAGTCTCGCTGTTGCAGGCTCCTTGATGCAAGGCATCACACGCAATCCCTTAGCTTCACCGAGTCTCTTCGGCATTAACGCAGGAGCAGCCTTCTTCATTGTTGCGGGCTCTGCTTTTTTCGGTGCCAGTGGTCTGACCACCTTTGCAACACTAGCTTTTATCGGCGCGGCAGTTACAGCCGCCATTGTATACATACTCGGCTCCATTGGAAGCGATGGACTGACTCCCCTTAAGGTTACACTCGCGGGTGCTGCAATGACTGCTTTTTTCTCCTCTTTATCCCTTGGTTGCTTGTTAACCGGTGGGCAGACCTTTGATCAAGTCTTATATTGGTTCGTCGGTTCTGTTGCTGGCCGGGACATGGGAATATTCACTACGGCTGCACCTTATATGGGTATAGCGCTGTTGGGGGCTTTTGTAATTGCTAGACATATGAACTTGCTTACGCTGGGGGAAGATGTTGCTACAGGGCTCGGACAGAAGACGATCTTCATTAAACTAGCTGCTGGGATTATCATTGTCTTGCTTGCAGGGGGTTCTGTATCGATTGCAGGTCCTATAGCTTTTGTAGGTATTGTAATTCCACATATTACACGTTACTTGGTAGGCCTGGACTATCGCTGGGTTATTCCTTACTGCGCTATACTTGGGGGTATTTTACTGCTTGGCGCAGATATTGGATCACGGTACATTGCATTTCCGAAGGAAATACCTGTCGGCGTTATGACTGCTATTCTCGGGGTCCCTTTCTTCGTATACATTGCCAGAAGAGGGGATGCCTAATATGGATAAATGGATGACCCTTAGAGGTCGTAATCACTCTTTTCAAATTAGTCGTAGAACATTAATCATGATTTTGTTGCTGCTAGCCGCTAATGTAGTTACGATGATCATCTGTGTAGGACTGGGTAGTACTTTTATTAGTCCGATTGCCGTTATTCGAACGCTTTTCGGTATGGGCGATCCATCCGATGCGATGATCATTTTCTCCTTAAGAATGCCTCGTGTCGTCGTTGCGGTGATGGTCGGTGCGGCACTAGCCATCTCTGGAGCATTGTTGCAGGGCATCGTTCGCAATCCACTCACTTCACCTGATATTATAGGGATTTCGGGTGGTGCATCGCTTGGAACCGTGATTTTTATTCTGTATTTCTCTCATGTAAGCATCCGCTTCATGCCTATTAGTTCGATTGCCGGGGCTTTTGGGGCAGCACTTCTAATCTATCTATTCGCATATCGACGGGGGATTACTCCACTTCGGCTTGTGCTGATTGGGATCGGAATGTCTACGGCGATAACAGCAGTTACGTATATGTTGATCCTCTCATCATCGTTTACGCCGACGGCCGTAGCGGTCAAAGCATTCACCTTCATGACAGGAAGTATATATGGTGTATCTTGGGACCGAGATGTGCTAACGATGTTACCCTGGATGGTTATTCTGATTCCTGCTGCATTAATTTATGCTAGGCACCTGAATGTACAAGAGCTAGGGGATGAGGTAGCTACGAGTGTTGGTAGTTCAGTCCAAGTCAAAAGAACGATTCTGCTCCTTATCAGCGTTGCCCTTGCAGGGGTAGCTGTTGCCATT
This window of the Paenibacillus sp. FSL R10-2734 genome carries:
- a CDS encoding iron ABC transporter permease; its protein translation is MSTLLTTRSQKVVGLLIGLLLLVAGIVCSIAFGVTNISWHTIAQSFTDYNGSQEHLIIQTARVPRAFIAAIAGASLAVAGSLMQGITRNPLASPSLFGINAGAAFFIVAGSAFFGASGLTTFATLAFIGAAVTAAIVYILGSIGSDGLTPLKVTLAGAAMTAFFSSLSLGCLLTGGQTFDQVLYWFVGSVAGRDMGIFTTAAPYMGIALLGAFVIARHMNLLTLGEDVATGLGQKTIFIKLAAGIIIVLLAGGSVSIAGPIAFVGIVIPHITRYLVGLDYRWVIPYCAILGGILLLGADIGSRYIAFPKEIPVGVMTAILGVPFFVYIARRGDA
- a CDS encoding iron ABC transporter permease; the protein is MDKWMTLRGRNHSFQISRRTLIMILLLLAANVVTMIICVGLGSTFISPIAVIRTLFGMGDPSDAMIIFSLRMPRVVVAVMVGAALAISGALLQGIVRNPLTSPDIIGISGGASLGTVIFILYFSHVSIRFMPISSIAGAFGAALLIYLFAYRRGITPLRLVLIGIGMSTAITAVTYMLILSSSFTPTAVAVKAFTFMTGSIYGVSWDRDVLTMLPWMVILIPAALIYARHLNVQELGDEVATSVGSSVQVKRTILLLISVALAGVAVAIGGAINFIGLMAPHIARKLVGPAYGGVIPVSALIGSLVLLLSDLVARIAFIPLDIPAGVFTAAIGAPFFIYLLYRHRSS